A region from the Methanofollis liminatans DSM 4140 genome encodes:
- a CDS encoding sensor histidine kinase, translating into MIYVILIIVFVIAILSSYSYFEAKNDIVEKTDLLQEQAEKSIIEWMILVDAGLEMYDDTLNARMQTGFEDFLRAYEEAGNDPAQMDLERLKEDLGGTMDLYIIDQDGVIRYSTVEHEIGVDFSGIPDFFAYITLLREGDSFSADRVVRERTSGIVRKYAYMPTPDHRYLLELGLVPELLETRKLGLSYVQTTDNLKTLNQDLLSIRIYDIFGQIVGNKSYMGDDLQRERISSVIEERQGAVYADPANRTETHYLFLDLRDPDYASDLSMVIELTYTTASLDQKLTSLLFSHIMIALLAVLLSGLLVFVGICHVSRPISEVVEDIDRIAQGDLDHRIRHTQGLEFSRLENSINAMVGALKASLGRAQESERALREYNENLEAIITERTAELKASNEEANLYIDIMSHDINNTNTIGLGYLQMIVDRFDGRERDLAERVRNSILRSSQIIQNVSTIRTIHMRNLPLEPVDLDLVIRAEIAGNHNAGIHYEGGPVLVCADTLLSEVFSNLIGNAFKFMGGKGEVTIRVEEGEDEVLVSVEDTGPGIPDDLKEAIFGRFKRGSEKVSGKGLGLYIVRSLVEHYGGMVWVEDRVPGVPGAGAAIRFTLKRPPCQEP; encoded by the coding sequence ATGATCTATGTCATTCTGATCATCGTTTTTGTCATCGCTATTCTATCCTCATACTCGTATTTTGAGGCGAAAAACGATATCGTCGAGAAAACCGACCTCCTGCAGGAGCAGGCGGAAAAGAGCATCATCGAATGGATGATCCTCGTCGATGCCGGTCTGGAGATGTATGACGACACTCTCAACGCCCGCATGCAGACCGGGTTTGAGGACTTTTTAAGGGCGTACGAAGAGGCGGGCAATGACCCCGCACAGATGGACCTCGAACGCCTCAAAGAGGACCTCGGCGGCACGATGGACCTCTACATCATCGATCAGGACGGGGTCATCAGGTACAGCACGGTCGAGCACGAGATCGGGGTCGACTTCAGTGGCATCCCGGATTTCTTCGCCTATATCACACTGCTCCGTGAAGGCGATTCGTTCTCGGCAGACCGCGTGGTGCGAGAGCGGACGTCCGGGATAGTTAGAAAATACGCCTATATGCCGACGCCCGATCACCGCTACCTCCTGGAGCTTGGCCTTGTCCCCGAACTGCTCGAAACCAGGAAACTCGGCCTCTCCTATGTCCAGACTACCGACAATCTCAAAACGCTCAATCAGGACCTCTTGAGCATACGCATATATGATATTTTCGGGCAGATTGTCGGGAATAAGAGTTATATGGGGGACGACCTCCAGAGAGAGAGGATCTCCTCGGTGATCGAGGAGCGGCAGGGGGCGGTGTACGCCGACCCGGCGAACCGCACCGAGACCCATTACCTTTTTTTGGACCTGCGGGACCCGGACTATGCATCTGATCTGTCCATGGTGATCGAGCTCACCTATACCACCGCATCCCTCGACCAGAAACTTACGTCCCTCTTATTCTCGCACATCATGATCGCTCTTCTTGCGGTACTTCTCAGCGGCTTGCTCGTCTTTGTGGGTATCTGCCATGTTTCCCGGCCAATATCCGAGGTCGTCGAGGACATCGACCGGATCGCGCAGGGCGACCTCGACCACCGGATCAGGCATACGCAGGGCCTCGAGTTCTCCCGCCTGGAAAACAGCATCAATGCGATGGTTGGTGCTCTCAAGGCGAGCCTCGGGCGCGCGCAGGAGTCTGAACGGGCACTCCGTGAGTACAACGAGAACCTCGAGGCGATCATCACAGAGCGGACGGCCGAGTTGAAAGCCTCAAACGAAGAGGCGAACCTCTACATCGACATCATGTCCCATGACATCAACAACACCAACACCATCGGCCTCGGCTATCTCCAGATGATTGTTGACCGTTTCGACGGGCGGGAGAGAGACCTGGCAGAGCGCGTCAGAAACAGCATCTTAAGGAGTTCGCAGATCATCCAGAACGTCTCCACCATCAGGACGATCCATATGCGAAACCTCCCGCTCGAACCGGTCGATCTGGACCTGGTGATCAGGGCGGAGATCGCCGGGAATCACAATGCCGGGATTCATTACGAGGGCGGCCCAGTCCTGGTCTGTGCAGACACCCTTCTTTCCGAGGTATTCTCCAACCTGATAGGAAACGCCTTCAAGTTCATGGGAGGAAAAGGCGAGGTCACCATCAGGGTCGAAGAGGGAGAGGACGAGGTGCTGGTCTCGGTGGAGGACACAGGGCCGGGGATACCCGACGATCTGAAGGAGGCGATATTCGGTCGTTTCAAGCGGGGATCTGAAAAAGTAAGCGGAAAAGGGCTTGGCCTCTATATCGTCCGCTCTCTTGTAGAGCATTATGGCGGGATGGTCTGGGTGGAAGACCGTGTGCCCGGTGTCCCCGGGGCAGGGGCGGCGATCAGGTTCACCCTGAAACGCCCTCCCTGCCAGGAGCCCTGA
- a CDS encoding cation:proton antiporter, giving the protein MDPILQVVLILAAAKIAGEAVERAGFPALIGEIGAGIVLGPSLFGLVAYDDTLAFLADIGIIALLFVSGIQMNIRSFVASERSAASTALLGIVVPFLMGAGVGVVAGFSPLETLFIGVALSVTSIGVSVRALIDLRKMNTPSGATIVGAAVMDDIIGILLLAMLTAVAAGSGSSALYTITAGGAFLAATLIIGRRLLPAVMRRARATHTHEMPYTAAIAIALFMAYLSHLAGLHYAVGAFLAGLLLGDQIRDDRTLFEGIADFSFGFFVTFFFASIGLLAAITLDTLLSPFVLLLIPVAFAGKILGGWLGSVRFMETHAEALVVGIGLCPRGEITLVIGQIGLLAGLITEEIFSAFTVVAVVSVLVTPALMAWGYRRLAIRGGR; this is encoded by the coding sequence ATGGACCCGATCCTGCAGGTCGTCCTGATCCTGGCCGCCGCGAAGATCGCCGGGGAGGCCGTTGAACGGGCTGGCTTTCCCGCGCTTATCGGCGAGATCGGCGCCGGCATCGTGCTTGGACCGTCCCTCTTCGGGCTGGTCGCGTATGACGATACGCTGGCATTTCTTGCAGATATCGGGATCATCGCCCTGCTCTTCGTCAGCGGGATCCAGATGAACATCAGGTCGTTTGTCGCTTCAGAACGTTCAGCGGCTTCGACGGCGCTTCTGGGCATCGTCGTCCCTTTTCTGATGGGCGCAGGCGTCGGCGTCGTGGCTGGTTTTTCCCCACTTGAAACGCTCTTTATAGGTGTCGCCCTCTCAGTCACCTCCATCGGGGTCTCGGTGCGGGCGCTCATCGACCTCCGAAAGATGAACACACCGTCCGGGGCGACGATCGTCGGGGCGGCGGTCATGGACGACATCATCGGCATCCTCCTGCTTGCCATGCTCACGGCGGTGGCGGCCGGGAGCGGGAGCTCGGCGCTCTACACCATCACGGCCGGGGGAGCCTTCCTTGCGGCGACCCTGATCATCGGGCGCCGTTTGCTGCCCGCCGTGATGAGGCGCGCCCGCGCCACCCACACCCACGAGATGCCGTACACGGCAGCGATCGCCATCGCCCTCTTCATGGCGTACCTCTCCCATCTTGCCGGCCTCCATTACGCCGTTGGCGCCTTCCTTGCCGGCCTGCTCCTCGGCGACCAGATCAGGGACGACCGCACCCTTTTCGAAGGAATAGCAGATTTTTCCTTTGGTTTCTTCGTGACCTTCTTCTTCGCCTCGATCGGGCTGCTCGCCGCGATCACGCTCGACACCCTCCTCTCCCCCTTTGTTCTCCTCCTGATCCCTGTCGCATTCGCCGGGAAGATCCTGGGCGGGTGGCTCGGCTCGGTCAGGTTCATGGAGACACACGCCGAAGCCCTCGTCGTCGGGATCGGGCTCTGCCCCCGCGGTGAGATCACGCTGGTTATCGGGCAGATCGGGCTGCTCGCCGGGCTGATCACTG